One Bacillus sp. 1780r2a1 DNA segment encodes these proteins:
- a CDS encoding tRNA threonylcarbamoyladenosine dehydratase: MLHQFSRNELAIGKDGLATLKGSTVAVLGIGGVGSFSAEALARSGVGRLILVDKDDVDITNVNRQIHALLSTVGKPKADLMRDRILDINPDCEVISLKMFYTEETYEQFFSYDPDFVVDASDTISYKIHLMKECLRRNIPVISSMGAANKMDPTRFKIADISKTHTDPIAKVVRTRLRKEGVRKGINVVFSDERPIVIREEIRKEVGNDAAEIRKAKMPPSSNAFVPSVAGLIMAGHVINELLADVTIKRVGDDK, from the coding sequence ATGTTGCATCAATTTTCACGTAATGAGCTAGCGATTGGAAAAGATGGCTTAGCAACTTTAAAAGGCAGTACAGTAGCTGTTCTAGGTATTGGAGGCGTTGGTTCATTTTCGGCAGAAGCGCTTGCTCGCTCAGGAGTTGGACGATTAATTTTAGTTGATAAAGACGATGTGGATATCACAAACGTTAATCGTCAAATTCATGCTTTATTATCAACAGTAGGGAAACCAAAGGCAGATTTAATGCGCGATCGAATTCTTGATATTAATCCAGATTGCGAAGTCATTTCGTTAAAAATGTTCTATACAGAAGAAACATATGAGCAGTTCTTTAGCTATGACCCTGACTTCGTGGTTGATGCGTCTGATACTATTTCATATAAAATTCATTTGATGAAAGAGTGTTTAAGACGAAATATTCCGGTAATCTCAAGCATGGGCGCTGCTAATAAAATGGACCCAACTCGCTTTAAAATTGCTGATATTTCCAAAACCCATACAGATCCAATTGCGAAGGTAGTACGTACGCGACTGCGTAAAGAAGGAGTTCGCAAAGGAATTAACGTTGTCTTTTCGGATGAAAGACCAATCGTTATTCGTGAAGAAATTCGTAAAGAAGTAGGAAACGATGCAGCCGAAATTCGCAAAGCTAAAATGCCACCATCATCAAATGCATTTGTTCCTTCTGTTGCCGGTTTAATCATGGCTGGACATGTTATTAATGAACTGTTAGCAGACGTAACAATTAAACGTGTTGGTGACGATAAGTAA
- the aspS gene encoding aspartate--tRNA ligase: MTKRSYYCGDVTETVIGEKVLLKGWVQKRRDLGGLIFIDLRDRGGLVQVVFNPEVSKEALEIAETVRNEYVLQVEGEVVGRQEGTINPNLKTGKIEIHAERITVLNEAKTPPFALNDQTDVSEDVRLKYRYLDLRRPEMFSTLKMRSDITKTIRNFLDDNDFLDVETPILTKSTPEGARDYLVPSRVHPGEFYALPQSPQIFKQLLMVSGVERYYQIARCFRDEDLRADRQPEFTQVDIETSFLTQEEIMTMTEEMMSKVMKNVKGLDIQTPFPRMSYDEAMSRFGSDKPDTRFAMELVDLSELVKDCGFKVFSAAVESGGQVKAIAVKGAAQNYSRKDIDALTDFVKIYGAKGLAWLKVEAEGLKGPISKFFNEEEQRQFMNTLQAEEGDLLLFVADKKSVVADALGALRLKLAKELGLIDESLFNFLWVTDWPLLEHDEEEGRYYAAHHPFTMPVREDLPQLETNPGAVRAQAYDLVLNGYELGGGSLRIYERDIQEQMFKTLGFTLEEAHEQFGFLLEAFEYGTPPHGGIALGLDRLVMLLAGRTNLRDTIAFPKTASASCLLTNAPGEVSEAQLVELNLDIRKTKTEA; this comes from the coding sequence ATGACAAAACGTTCATATTACTGTGGTGACGTAACGGAGACGGTCATCGGTGAAAAAGTACTGCTAAAAGGTTGGGTGCAAAAGCGCCGTGACTTAGGAGGATTAATTTTTATTGATTTACGTGACCGAGGAGGTTTAGTACAAGTAGTATTTAACCCTGAGGTGTCGAAAGAAGCGCTTGAAATCGCTGAAACTGTTCGAAACGAGTACGTATTGCAGGTTGAGGGTGAAGTAGTAGGTAGACAAGAAGGTACGATTAACCCTAACTTGAAAACAGGGAAAATTGAAATTCACGCTGAGCGTATCACAGTATTAAACGAAGCAAAAACGCCTCCATTTGCTCTGAATGATCAAACAGATGTATCAGAAGATGTGCGTTTAAAATATCGTTACCTAGACCTTCGCCGTCCGGAGATGTTTTCAACACTAAAGATGAGAAGCGATATTACAAAGACTATTCGCAACTTCTTAGATGACAACGACTTTTTAGATGTAGAAACACCGATTCTAACAAAAAGTACCCCAGAAGGTGCACGTGATTACCTTGTACCAAGCCGTGTGCATCCAGGAGAATTTTACGCGCTTCCACAGTCGCCGCAAATCTTTAAGCAGCTGTTAATGGTAAGTGGTGTAGAACGCTACTACCAAATCGCGCGCTGCTTCCGTGATGAAGACTTACGTGCGGATCGCCAGCCAGAATTTACGCAAGTCGATATTGAAACTTCTTTCTTAACACAAGAAGAAATTATGACAATGACAGAAGAAATGATGTCAAAAGTAATGAAAAATGTAAAAGGTTTAGATATTCAGACACCGTTCCCACGCATGTCTTATGATGAAGCGATGAGTCGATTTGGCTCTGATAAGCCGGATACGCGATTCGCTATGGAGCTTGTCGATTTATCTGAACTTGTAAAAGACTGTGGGTTTAAAGTATTCAGTGCTGCAGTAGAAAGCGGCGGTCAGGTTAAAGCAATCGCTGTTAAAGGAGCTGCTCAGAATTATTCTCGCAAAGATATTGATGCGTTAACAGACTTTGTTAAGATTTACGGTGCTAAAGGCCTTGCATGGTTAAAAGTTGAAGCTGAAGGACTAAAAGGACCAATTAGTAAATTCTTTAATGAAGAAGAACAAAGGCAGTTTATGAACACGTTACAAGCAGAAGAAGGGGATTTATTATTATTTGTTGCTGATAAAAAATCAGTAGTAGCAGATGCATTAGGTGCACTTCGCTTAAAGCTTGCTAAAGAGCTGGGCTTAATTGATGAGTCATTATTCAATTTCCTATGGGTAACTGATTGGCCACTTCTTGAGCATGATGAGGAAGAAGGTCGTTACTATGCGGCTCACCATCCGTTTACAATGCCAGTTCGTGAAGATTTACCTCAGTTAGAAACAAACCCAGGTGCCGTTCGCGCTCAAGCATATGATCTTGTTTTAAACGGCTATGAGCTTGGTGGCGGATCACTGCGTATTTATGAGCGTGATATTCAGGAGCAAATGTTCAAAACGCTTGGCTTTACCCTTGAAGAAGCGCATGAACAATTTGGCTTCTTACTTGAAGCGTTTGAATACGGAACACCTCCTCACGGTGGAATTGCATTAGGACTTGATCGTCTGGTTATGCTTCTTGCTGGACGTACAAATCTTCGCGATACGATTGCGTTCCCGAAAACAGCGAGCGCAAGCTGTCTATTAACAAACGCACCGGGTGAGGTAAGTGAGGCTCAGCTTGTGGAATTGAATTTAGATATTCGAAAAACAAAAACAGAAGCATAA
- the hisS gene encoding histidine--tRNA ligase: protein MSVQIPRGTQDILPGKVEYWQFVEQKAREICRAFNYKEIRTPMFEHTELFQRGVGETTDIVQKEMYTFKDRGDRSLTLRPEGTAAVGRSYVTHKMFGNPNQPTKLFYIGPMFRYERPQAGRFRQFVQFGVEALGVNDPAIDAEVLALLMNFYQSLGLKKLKLVVNSLGDTESRQAHRQALIDHFSPRIGEFCSDCQNRLHKNPLRILDCKKDRDHELMHTAPSILEYLNDYSKEYFENVQQYLTDLDIEYVVDPTLVRGLDYYNHTAFELMSEAEGFGAITTLCGGGRYNGLIQEIGGPETPGIGFALSIERLLSALEAESIELPVEKGIDCYVVTLGDAAKAKSVALVNKLRKAGFVTEKDYQDKKVKGQFKSADRLEAKYVVVLGDDELEKGVANVKDMALGQQEEVKLEELVAYLQNKA, encoded by the coding sequence ATGTCAGTTCAAATACCAAGAGGAACTCAAGATATCTTACCAGGAAAAGTAGAATACTGGCAGTTTGTTGAGCAAAAAGCTCGTGAAATCTGTCGTGCATTTAACTACAAGGAAATTCGTACACCGATGTTTGAACATACTGAGCTATTTCAGCGTGGTGTGGGAGAAACAACGGATATCGTTCAGAAAGAAATGTATACCTTTAAAGATCGCGGAGATAGAAGTTTAACGCTTCGTCCAGAAGGAACTGCTGCTGTTGGACGTTCTTACGTAACGCATAAAATGTTTGGGAATCCAAATCAACCAACGAAGCTTTTCTATATTGGCCCAATGTTTCGATATGAAAGACCGCAAGCGGGACGCTTCCGTCAATTCGTTCAGTTTGGTGTTGAAGCACTTGGTGTGAATGATCCAGCTATCGATGCAGAAGTGTTGGCGCTTTTAATGAATTTTTACCAATCCCTAGGTTTAAAGAAGCTAAAGCTAGTTGTAAACAGCTTAGGAGATACAGAAAGTCGTCAAGCGCATCGTCAGGCGCTAATTGATCATTTCTCTCCGCGAATTGGTGAGTTTTGTAGCGATTGTCAAAACCGCTTGCACAAAAATCCACTTCGCATTTTAGATTGTAAAAAAGATCGTGATCACGAGCTTATGCATACGGCACCATCTATCTTAGAATATTTAAATGACTATTCAAAAGAATACTTTGAAAATGTACAGCAATACTTAACGGACTTAGACATTGAGTATGTTGTTGATCCAACGTTAGTTCGCGGGTTAGATTACTATAATCACACAGCATTTGAGCTAATGAGTGAAGCTGAAGGATTCGGTGCTATTACTACGCTATGTGGTGGAGGACGCTATAACGGACTAATTCAGGAAATCGGTGGTCCTGAAACACCAGGTATTGGATTTGCTTTAAGTATCGAGCGCTTACTATCAGCCTTAGAAGCTGAAAGCATTGAGCTTCCGGTAGAAAAGGGTATTGATTGCTATGTTGTGACGCTTGGGGACGCAGCAAAAGCAAAATCAGTGGCGCTTGTGAATAAACTTCGAAAAGCGGGCTTTGTAACAGAAAAAGACTACCAAGACAAAAAAGTAAAAGGCCAATTTAAATCTGCAGATCGCTTAGAAGCAAAATATGTAGTGGTCCTTGGAGATGACGAGTTAGAAAAAGGCGTAGCTAATGTGAAAGATATGGCATTAGGTCAGCAAGAAGAAGTGAAGTTAGAAGAGCTAGTAGCTTACTTACAGAACAAAGCTTAA
- a CDS encoding RNA polymerase subunit sigma-70 → MKFSDKGEHSFQQNQSLFGMQFHDFVDKEKDASSIELASEFGLSLRDVQKLRKQLNRS, encoded by the coding sequence GTGAAATTTAGTGATAAAGGTGAGCATTCCTTTCAACAAAATCAGTCGCTTTTCGGCATGCAGTTCCACGACTTCGTAGATAAAGAAAAGGATGCTTCTTCAATTGAATTAGCGTCAGAATTTGGTTTGTCGCTTCGAGATGTACAAAAGCTTAGAAAACAGCTAAATCGTTCATAA
- a CDS encoding N-acetylmuramoyl-L-alanine amidase yields the protein MAFVRSSKLYFLLSVIILVCLSSFDHPESPRFSPRIITADTLHVRTGPGLAFSIAATLKQHDEVNVIDQQGDWIFVQFQDLKGWISKPHTALLNFNNLSPQQQIQLKSTPAIKNLPTDDLKGKTIILDPGHGGKDKGAIGTQGTYEKDLTLRTARFVQEELQNNGAIVKLTRTDDSYVKLSNRILASNSADLYISIHYNSVADSSLTGLITYFYHDNQDSLLAGSVHASLVNQSDLKDKGVRFGDYYVLRENKRPSILLELGFLSNKREETYINSVEYQRRVSHQVAVGIQQYFKQ from the coding sequence ATGGCTTTTGTTCGCTCGTCTAAACTCTATTTCTTGTTGTCTGTCATCATACTCGTTTGTCTCTCTTCCTTCGATCATCCAGAATCTCCACGCTTCTCACCTAGGATTATTACAGCGGATACCTTACACGTTCGAACAGGACCAGGTTTAGCTTTTTCAATTGCAGCAACACTTAAACAGCATGATGAGGTGAACGTTATAGATCAACAAGGAGATTGGATTTTTGTTCAATTTCAAGACCTTAAAGGCTGGATTTCTAAACCACATACAGCATTGTTAAATTTTAATAACCTCTCTCCACAGCAACAGATTCAGCTAAAATCGACACCTGCTATCAAAAATCTACCTACAGACGATTTAAAAGGGAAAACCATTATTTTAGACCCAGGACATGGTGGAAAAGACAAGGGGGCAATAGGTACACAAGGTACATATGAAAAGGATTTAACACTTCGAACTGCTCGTTTTGTACAAGAAGAGCTTCAAAACAATGGTGCCATCGTAAAATTAACAAGAACAGACGATTCCTATGTAAAGCTGTCCAATCGTATCTTGGCTTCAAACAGCGCTGATTTGTATATCAGCATTCATTATAACAGTGTCGCTGATTCCAGCTTAACGGGACTCATCACGTACTTTTATCATGACAACCAAGACTCGCTTCTAGCTGGTTCTGTTCATGCTTCACTTGTCAATCAAAGTGATTTAAAAGATAAAGGAGTGCGCTTTGGAGACTACTACGTGCTGCGTGAAAATAAACGTCCAAGCATTTTATTAGAGCTAGGTTTTTTAAGTAATAAGCGTGAAGAAACCTACATTAATTCCGTTGAGTATCAGCGAAGAGTCTCTCATCAAGTAGCCGTAGGAATTCAGCAATACTTCAAACAATAA
- the dtd gene encoding D-aminoacyl-tRNA deacylase, whose protein sequence is MKVVVQRAKEAKVTVEGEVVGEISKGFMLLVGVTHEDEVKDADYLADKIVNLRVFEDEAGKMNHSLLDIEGEILSVSQFTLYGDCRKGRRPNFMGAAKPDKALALYKYFNEQLEKKGVRVQTGSFGAMMDVSFTNDGPVTLIIESKDK, encoded by the coding sequence ATGAAAGTTGTAGTACAGCGTGCAAAAGAAGCAAAGGTTACCGTTGAAGGTGAAGTTGTTGGTGAAATTAGCAAAGGCTTTATGCTCTTAGTAGGGGTTACGCATGAAGATGAAGTGAAAGATGCGGATTACCTTGCAGATAAGATAGTCAACCTACGAGTGTTTGAAGATGAAGCAGGGAAAATGAATCACTCATTGCTTGATATTGAGGGAGAAATTCTATCTGTTTCGCAGTTTACGCTATATGGTGATTGTCGAAAAGGAAGACGCCCAAATTTTATGGGAGCGGCAAAGCCAGACAAAGCGCTTGCGCTGTATAAGTATTTTAACGAGCAGCTAGAGAAAAAGGGAGTTCGTGTTCAAACCGGTTCGTTTGGAGCAATGATGGACGTTAGCTTTACCAATGATGGGCCTGTTACGTTAATTATTGAAAGCAAAGATAAATAA